A part of Desulfomicrobium baculatum DSM 4028 genomic DNA contains:
- a CDS encoding SAM-dependent methyltransferase — protein MTFDSTTLFSRHFQLQTMMGPNCLRILDELLTRIDLPANARVLDLGCGMGLTSMALAKGYGCTVTAADLWIPAEDNARRFAEAGLSGRVTAVHCEARALPFEPESFDIVVSIDAWHYFAADSAFLTTHLLPLLRPGGLLAVGVPGLRRAFDAVPDDLRPYWVDGMNFFTLQWWREMWLQCTGLTLREAFDMGCHKQAWAEWLESDNEHAKTDMVMMDMEGGRYFATHGLICEKQNW, from the coding sequence ATGACCTTTGACTCGACCACACTTTTTTCCCGCCATTTCCAGCTCCAGACCATGATGGGGCCCAACTGCCTGCGCATCCTGGACGAACTGCTCACCAGGATCGACCTGCCGGCCAATGCCCGCGTGCTGGACCTTGGCTGCGGCATGGGTCTGACCTCCATGGCCCTGGCCAAAGGCTATGGCTGCACCGTGACCGCCGCCGACCTGTGGATCCCGGCCGAAGACAACGCCCGGCGCTTCGCCGAGGCCGGCCTCTCGGGCCGGGTCACGGCCGTGCACTGCGAGGCCCGCGCCCTGCCCTTCGAGCCGGAGTCCTTCGACATTGTGGTCAGTATCGATGCCTGGCACTACTTCGCCGCGGACTCGGCTTTCTTGACCACGCACCTGCTTCCCCTGCTCAGACCCGGAGGCCTGCTTGCGGTCGGCGTCCCCGGCCTGCGCCGCGCCTTCGACGCCGTGCCGGACGACCTGCGCCCCTACTGGGTGGACGGCATGAACTTCTTCACCCTGCAGTGGTGGCGGGAGATGTGGCTGCAATGCACGGGGCTGACCCTGCGCGAGGCTTTCGACATGGGCTGCCATAAGCAGGCCTGGGCCGAATGGCTGGAGAGCGACAACGAGCACGCCAAGACCGACATGGTCATGATGGACATGGAAGGGGGCCGCTATTTCGCCACTCACGGCCTGATCTGTGAAAAACAAAACTGGTGA
- a CDS encoding CD3324 family protein, with amino-acid sequence MGYTNATEVLPKTILEAVQKYIDGQCVYIPRRDDRKKAWGEETQTRANITARNREIHARHARGTGVRELAEQFYLSPKTIAKILRARSTGR; translated from the coding sequence ATGGGCTACACCAACGCCACGGAAGTTTTGCCGAAGACCATTCTGGAGGCCGTGCAGAAGTATATCGATGGGCAGTGCGTGTACATCCCGCGCCGGGATGACCGCAAAAAAGCCTGGGGAGAAGAGACGCAGACACGCGCGAACATAACGGCCAGAAACCGCGAGATCCATGCCCGGCACGCCCGGGGCACGGGAGTGCGGGAACTGGCGGAACAGTTCTACCTGTCCCCCAAGACCATCGCCAAAATTCTCCGCGCACGGAGCACCGGAAGGTGA
- a CDS encoding FAD-dependent oxidoreductase, producing the protein MDPMNFNFLCSEPAAPVGRSVGIIGAGPSGLAATGYLSCLGYQVEVYDKLPKPGGLMLFGIPGYRIPKERIDLGARNLERKAGVIFHTHTKICCSGPLHDEEGDHFCREILGFGDMVKKHDAIMICTGSWRSRKLGIPGETLPGVFSGLEFLFPIRAVKYSAPNVKLPDVAGKTVAVIGAGHSAVDVAHSAVHLGAAKVYHIYRRTSREAPCGAFEIEQLRQMGVEWLDRTTPLRVLGGGTVEGLEISRPGQNGTEVSVLPVDLVVAAIGETATPPFAKELGLEDVRKGEVRWLHMTAIENVFVAGDALSGPSKIGKAVYSGLRAARSLANWLDLKAQDRLDAYDYNDLVTNEAGFGRQA; encoded by the coding sequence ATGGACCCGATGAATTTCAATTTCCTGTGTTCCGAACCGGCCGCGCCTGTTGGCCGCAGCGTCGGGATTATCGGTGCGGGCCCTTCGGGTCTGGCCGCCACGGGCTATCTGTCCTGTCTTGGGTACCAGGTCGAGGTTTACGACAAGTTGCCCAAGCCGGGAGGTCTCATGCTTTTCGGTATTCCCGGCTACCGCATCCCCAAGGAGCGCATAGATCTGGGCGCGCGCAATCTTGAGAGAAAGGCGGGGGTCATCTTTCACACCCACACCAAGATCTGTTGCAGCGGACCCTTGCATGACGAGGAGGGGGACCATTTCTGCCGCGAGATTCTGGGCTTCGGCGACATGGTCAAAAAGCACGACGCCATCATGATCTGCACGGGCTCTTGGCGTTCACGCAAGCTCGGCATTCCAGGCGAGACACTGCCCGGCGTTTTCTCGGGCCTTGAATTTCTTTTCCCTATCCGCGCCGTCAAATACAGCGCGCCCAACGTGAAGCTGCCCGATGTCGCGGGCAAGACCGTGGCCGTCATCGGCGCGGGGCATTCGGCCGTGGACGTGGCCCACAGCGCGGTGCATCTCGGAGCAGCCAAGGTCTATCATATCTATCGGCGCACCAGCCGCGAAGCGCCGTGCGGAGCCTTCGAGATCGAGCAGCTGCGGCAGATGGGCGTGGAGTGGCTGGATCGCACCACGCCGCTTCGGGTCCTGGGCGGAGGCACGGTCGAGGGGCTGGAGATTTCCCGTCCCGGTCAGAACGGGACGGAGGTTTCGGTCCTGCCCGTGGATCTGGTGGTTGCCGCCATCGGCGAGACGGCCACACCGCCGTTCGCCAAGGAGCTTGGCCTTGAGGACGTGCGCAAGGGCGAGGTGCGTTGGCTGCACATGACCGCCATCGAGAACGTGTTCGTGGCCGGCGACGCCTTGAGCGGCCCGAGCAAGATCGGCAAGGCGGTCTACAGCGGCCTGCGCGCGGCCCGTTCCTTGGCCAACTGGCTGGATCTCAAAGCCCAGGACAGGCTCGACGCCTATGACTACAACGACCTCGTGACCAACGAGGCCGGATTCGGGAGGCAGGCATGA
- a CDS encoding YihY/virulence factor BrkB family protein, protein MEYFNNLLARGEHFVTRSIVHARREDTPAPWFVIRLLRTLLFATRDFQNRQGSLQASALTFYTLLSLVPLAAMAFGIAKGFGLEQLLEKELLRNFAAQQEVVLQVIAFARNMLDNTKGGLIAGIGVIILFWSVIKVLGRIEQNFNRIWAVPSRSMSRRLSDYLAIMLIAPLLLILSGSATVFIASQVRAISNQVGMPGMLDPAVSLGLGFAPYLLLWALFTLLYLIMPNTRVQFAGALLAGILAGSAYQLLQVSYIAFQINVASYNAIYGSFAALPLFLIWLQLSWHIVLFGAEIAHFFPHSDTVAAEPKWRERSMAQTRLLALAICHEIVQRFHRDEPSLSEEIIASEFDMSRSETSEMINMLVHTHLLHRVQPEGDETPQLQPARDSANITIRDVLAAVDNAHANPSFTHDQPKLAAIAACLDTLRNDLDHTAATKLLRDIEPAQCQGAGSADATKKN, encoded by the coding sequence ATGGAATATTTCAACAACCTTTTGGCCAGGGGCGAGCACTTCGTGACGAGGTCCATCGTGCATGCCCGGCGCGAAGACACGCCTGCTCCGTGGTTCGTGATCCGCCTGCTGCGGACCCTCCTCTTCGCGACCCGGGATTTTCAAAACCGCCAGGGTTCCCTGCAGGCATCCGCCCTGACCTTCTACACCCTCCTGTCTCTGGTGCCGCTCGCGGCCATGGCTTTTGGCATCGCCAAAGGCTTCGGACTTGAACAGCTGCTTGAAAAAGAACTGCTCCGCAATTTTGCCGCGCAGCAGGAGGTGGTCCTGCAGGTCATCGCCTTCGCCCGCAACATGCTCGACAACACAAAGGGAGGGCTCATCGCCGGCATCGGCGTCATCATCCTGTTCTGGTCCGTGATCAAGGTTCTTGGCAGAATCGAACAAAATTTCAATCGAATATGGGCTGTCCCCTCGCGCTCGATGTCGCGCAGGCTGAGCGACTACCTGGCCATCATGCTCATCGCCCCCCTGCTCCTGATCTTGTCCGGCAGCGCCACGGTCTTCATCGCATCCCAGGTGCGGGCCATTTCCAACCAAGTCGGCATGCCCGGCATGCTCGACCCGGCAGTCTCCCTGGGCCTGGGCTTCGCCCCCTACCTGCTGCTCTGGGCCCTCTTCACCCTCCTCTACCTGATCATGCCCAATACCCGTGTCCAGTTCGCAGGCGCACTGCTGGCCGGCATCCTGGCAGGATCGGCGTACCAGCTCCTGCAAGTCAGCTACATCGCTTTTCAAATCAACGTGGCCAGCTACAATGCCATTTACGGCAGCTTCGCGGCCCTGCCCCTCTTTTTGATCTGGCTGCAACTGAGCTGGCATATCGTTCTCTTCGGGGCCGAGATCGCCCACTTCTTTCCCCATTCAGACACCGTCGCGGCAGAGCCGAAATGGCGCGAGCGGAGCATGGCGCAAACCAGGCTGCTGGCGCTGGCGATCTGCCATGAGATCGTGCAGCGCTTTCACCGCGATGAACCGAGCTTAAGCGAAGAAATCATTGCCTCGGAGTTTGACATGTCCCGCAGTGAAACCTCCGAAATGATCAACATGCTGGTTCACACGCACCTCCTGCACCGTGTTCAGCCCGAAGGGGACGAAACGCCCCAACTGCAGCCAGCCCGCGACAGCGCCAACATCACCATCCGCGACGTGCTTGCTGCCGTCGACAATGCTCATGCGAACCCGAGCTTTACCCATGACCAACCCAAGCTTGCGGCCATAGCCGCTTGCCTGGACACGCTGCGAAACGACCTCGACCACACTGCCGCCACAAAATTGCTGCGCGATATCGAACCTGCGCAATGCCAAGGGGCCGGCTCTGCAGATGCCACGAAGAAAAATTAA
- the hcp gene encoding hydroxylamine reductase: MFCNQCEQTAKGTGCTKVGVCGKQPDVAALQDLLIYALQGLSLVTAQARAKGVSDAAVNRFINEGVFSTLTNVDFDPARFQVLINEAVAHREAIKLRAGLTVDNPAATFTPAATLEGLVAQGEQHGISEALEAHEDLRSLKQILIYGLKGVAAYADHAAILGHEDESVYEFVQRALVKSLENLGVDELVGLCMECGQINLKAMELLDGGNTGTYGHPVPTEVPLGPKKGKAILVSGHDLKDLGLLLEQTAGKGISIYTHGEMLPCHGYPELKKHPHFHGHYGTAWQNQQKEFSEFPGAILMTTNCIQKPVESYKGNIFTTGLVGWPGVTHVGKDFSTVIEKALEMPGFAADEDKGSVLTGFARNAVLGVADKVIAAVKSGDIRHFFLVAGCDGAKPGRNYYTEFVEKVPQDCIVLTLACGKFRFFDKKLGDIGGIPRLLDIGQCNDAYSAIQIASALAGAFGCGVNDLPLSMVLSWYEQKAVAILLTLLSLGIKGIRLGPTLPAFITPTVLNVLVENFDIKPLTTPDEDLKAILG, translated from the coding sequence ATGTTTTGCAATCAGTGTGAACAGACCGCCAAAGGAACCGGATGCACCAAGGTCGGCGTATGCGGCAAGCAGCCCGACGTCGCAGCCCTGCAGGATCTTCTCATCTACGCCTTGCAAGGGCTCTCCCTGGTCACGGCGCAGGCCCGGGCCAAAGGCGTGTCCGATGCGGCCGTGAACCGCTTCATCAATGAAGGCGTGTTCTCGACCCTGACCAATGTGGATTTCGACCCGGCACGTTTTCAGGTGCTCATCAATGAAGCCGTAGCCCACCGTGAAGCCATCAAGCTCCGGGCCGGCCTGACCGTGGACAACCCCGCCGCCACCTTCACCCCGGCCGCCACCCTGGAAGGCTTGGTCGCCCAGGGCGAGCAGCACGGCATCTCCGAGGCGCTGGAAGCCCATGAAGACCTGCGCTCCCTGAAGCAGATTCTTATCTACGGGCTCAAAGGCGTGGCAGCCTACGCCGACCACGCGGCCATTCTCGGTCATGAAGACGAGAGCGTATACGAATTCGTGCAGCGCGCTCTGGTCAAGAGCCTCGAAAACCTGGGCGTGGACGAGCTTGTCGGTCTGTGCATGGAGTGTGGCCAGATCAACCTCAAGGCCATGGAACTCCTCGACGGCGGCAACACCGGCACCTACGGCCACCCCGTACCCACGGAAGTTCCCCTCGGACCAAAGAAGGGCAAGGCCATCCTGGTTTCCGGCCATGATCTGAAAGACTTGGGGCTGCTCCTGGAGCAGACCGCCGGCAAGGGCATAAGCATCTACACCCACGGCGAGATGCTGCCCTGCCACGGCTACCCGGAACTCAAAAAACACCCGCACTTCCATGGTCATTACGGTACCGCCTGGCAGAACCAGCAAAAGGAATTTTCCGAATTTCCCGGTGCGATCCTGATGACCACCAACTGCATCCAGAAGCCGGTCGAGTCCTACAAGGGCAACATCTTCACCACCGGCCTGGTCGGCTGGCCCGGCGTGACCCACGTGGGCAAGGACTTCTCCACGGTCATTGAAAAGGCCCTTGAGATGCCCGGATTCGCGGCCGATGAGGACAAGGGCAGCGTTTTGACCGGCTTTGCCCGCAATGCGGTCCTCGGCGTTGCCGACAAGGTCATCGCGGCGGTCAAGAGCGGCGACATCCGCCACTTCTTCCTCGTGGCGGGTTGCGACGGGGCCAAGCCAGGCCGCAACTACTACACGGAATTCGTGGAAAAGGTTCCTCAGGATTGCATCGTGCTGACCCTGGCCTGCGGCAAGTTTCGCTTCTTCGACAAGAAGCTCGGCGACATCGGCGGCATCCCGCGCCTTCTGGACATCGGCCAGTGCAACGACGCCTACTCCGCCATCCAGATCGCCTCGGCCCTGGCCGGAGCTTTCGGCTGCGGCGTGAACGACCTGCCCCTTTCGATGGTGCTGTCCTGGTACGAGCAGAAAGCCGTGGCCATCCTGCTGACCCTCTTAAGCCTCGGCATCAAGGGTATCCGCCTCGGGCCCACCCTGCCCGCCTTCATCACCCCGACGGTGCTGAACGTGCTGGTCGAAAACTTCGATATCAAGCCCCTGACCACCCCGGACGAAGACTTGAAAGCCATTCTCGGCTAA
- a CDS encoding sigma-54-dependent Fis family transcriptional regulator, with product MSTSTCSTELRVLLAISKVIDQALDLESALESILKILSDTMSMRRATVTLYDPLSGRLAISTSYGLSALEKQRGVYRMDEGITGIIFRTAKPYVVPDISLEPLFLDKTGTRRISQERISFVGVPILLHGSPIGVMNVDRVFTGQEQLDADTEFLTVVATLISQFLSLNEKVKKREAALKQENTSLKYQIARENHGPYIVGKSQAMLEVEQYVAKVAITKATVLLLGESGTGKTLIGRIIHELSDRKTHPFIKVNCAAIPENLLEAELFGYEKGAFTGANSTKPGRFEDAHLGTIFLDEIGELPLTLQSKLLRVLQEREFERIGSNKTRKVDVRIISATNRELEALVGHGLFREDLYYRLNVFPVHVPAVRERKEDIPRLLNHFQKEMEREYGRSLTLTTGALDLLLAYDWPGNVRELENLVERLVILTDDKPVEAELVRGFLTPETHRPGPARHAPEPPAHPEQEDYCQPLKETERREVLAALKRNAWIQYKAARELNLTPRQMGYRVRKFNLEELIAKGRVDHRRQQS from the coding sequence ATGAGCACCTCAACCTGTTCCACAGAATTGCGCGTCCTGCTGGCCATCAGCAAGGTCATCGATCAGGCCCTGGACCTGGAAAGCGCTCTGGAATCAATTCTGAAAATCCTGTCCGACACCATGAGCATGCGCAGGGCCACGGTCACCCTGTACGACCCCCTCTCGGGCCGTCTGGCCATCTCCACTTCCTACGGCCTCTCGGCCCTGGAAAAGCAGCGCGGCGTCTATCGCATGGACGAAGGCATCACGGGAATCATTTTTCGCACGGCCAAGCCATACGTGGTCCCGGACATCTCCCTTGAGCCCCTCTTTCTGGACAAGACCGGCACGCGGCGCATCAGCCAGGAGCGCATATCGTTTGTAGGCGTGCCCATTCTGCTGCACGGCAGTCCCATCGGGGTCATGAACGTGGACCGCGTCTTCACGGGTCAGGAACAACTCGATGCCGACACGGAGTTTCTGACCGTGGTGGCCACCCTCATTTCTCAATTCTTAAGTCTTAACGAAAAAGTAAAAAAAAGAGAGGCCGCTCTCAAGCAGGAGAACACCTCCCTCAAATACCAGATCGCCCGGGAGAACCACGGCCCCTACATCGTCGGCAAGAGCCAGGCCATGCTGGAAGTGGAACAATACGTAGCCAAAGTCGCCATCACCAAAGCCACGGTGCTGCTCCTCGGGGAATCGGGAACGGGCAAGACCCTCATCGGGCGGATCATTCATGAGCTGTCGGACCGCAAGACCCACCCCTTCATCAAGGTCAACTGCGCCGCCATCCCTGAAAATCTGCTTGAAGCCGAACTCTTCGGCTACGAGAAAGGGGCTTTCACCGGAGCCAACAGCACGAAACCGGGCCGTTTTGAAGATGCGCACCTGGGCACGATTTTTCTTGATGAAATCGGGGAGTTGCCCCTCACTCTGCAATCCAAGCTGCTGCGCGTGCTCCAGGAACGAGAGTTCGAACGCATCGGCAGCAACAAGACGCGCAAAGTCGATGTGCGCATCATCAGCGCCACCAACCGCGAATTGGAAGCCCTCGTCGGCCACGGGCTTTTCCGCGAAGACCTGTACTACCGCCTGAACGTCTTCCCTGTGCATGTGCCGGCGGTCCGGGAGCGCAAGGAAGATATTCCGCGCCTCCTCAATCATTTTCAAAAGGAGATGGAACGCGAATACGGCCGCAGCCTGACCCTGACCACGGGCGCCCTCGACCTGCTGCTGGCCTATGACTGGCCCGGCAACGTGCGCGAATTGGAAAACCTGGTGGAGCGGCTGGTCATCCTGACCGACGACAAGCCGGTGGAAGCGGAGCTGGTGCGCGGGTTCCTCACGCCTGAAACACACCGGCCCGGACCGGCCAGGCACGCTCCAGAACCGCCCGCTCATCCCGAGCAGGAAGATTATTGCCAGCCGCTCAAGGAAACCGAACGCCGGGAAGTCCTGGCGGCGCTCAAACGAAACGCCTGGATTCAGTACAAGGCCGCCCGGGAACTGAACCTCACGCCCCGCCAGATGGGTTACCGGGTCAGAAAATTCAACCTCGAAGAGCTCATCGCCAAAGGGCGAGTCGATCACCGCAGACAGCAATCATAA
- a CDS encoding glucan biosynthesis protein, protein MFRHNGLFGFMAGLFLFLSTVLSHAQTQAQTQAPGFGLQDVATMAQALAAKPYEDNAGQVPEVLKTISYDQWRDIRFVPEKSLWRADKLPFELQFFHPGLFYDRTIAVNVVEKNVPTRLAFDTGAFDYGKNNFAAQIPTEMGYAGFRIHTAINTKNYLDEFLVFLGASYFRAVGKGQNYGLSARGLAIDTAEPSGEEFPFFKEFWIVKPGKKDKSITVYALLDSRRVAGAYRFEITTGAETVLDVESILFLREPVAKLGIAPLTSMFIFGENSNPRVSDDFRPEVHDSDGLMAAFDNNEWIWRPLQNPKSLSVNVFSAPNIRGMGLMQRDTDYANYLDLEAKYEARPSAWIEPKGDWGPGKLHLVQIPSPEEIHDNIVTFWTPDSTPQPGQPIAFDYRLRWAPPKRVTSPEGQVIFTRTGKGKTANSRLFVLEFKGGKLEDLPDDAALDANVWVGMGGKLLEKRVYKNPVTDSWRLVFEIEPDSASALSMVLPDKRPSIEMRAILQHGVTPLTETWTYAIKL, encoded by the coding sequence ATGTTCAGACATAACGGATTGTTCGGCTTTATGGCCGGACTTTTCCTCTTTTTATCCACCGTTCTGTCCCACGCCCAGACCCAGGCCCAGACCCAGGCGCCAGGCTTTGGGCTGCAGGATGTCGCGACCATGGCGCAAGCGCTCGCGGCCAAGCCGTATGAAGACAACGCCGGACAGGTGCCCGAGGTCCTTAAGACCATCTCGTACGACCAATGGCGGGACATTCGCTTTGTCCCGGAAAAGAGCCTGTGGCGCGCGGACAAGCTGCCCTTTGAACTGCAATTCTTCCATCCGGGGCTGTTCTATGACCGCACCATAGCCGTCAACGTGGTGGAAAAGAATGTCCCCACCCGCCTGGCCTTTGATACCGGGGCTTTCGATTACGGAAAGAACAACTTTGCCGCGCAGATCCCGACGGAAATGGGATATGCCGGATTTCGCATCCACACCGCCATCAATACCAAGAACTATCTGGATGAGTTTCTGGTCTTTCTTGGGGCCAGCTATTTCAGGGCCGTGGGCAAGGGGCAGAACTACGGCCTGTCCGCCCGTGGACTGGCCATCGACACGGCGGAGCCTTCCGGCGAGGAGTTTCCTTTTTTCAAGGAATTCTGGATCGTAAAACCCGGCAAGAAGGACAAGTCCATCACCGTCTACGCGCTGCTGGACTCCCGCCGCGTAGCCGGAGCCTATCGTTTCGAAATCACGACCGGGGCGGAAACCGTGCTCGACGTCGAGTCCATTCTCTTTTTACGCGAACCGGTGGCCAAGCTGGGGATCGCGCCCCTGACCAGCATGTTCATCTTCGGGGAGAACTCCAATCCTCGCGTGAGCGACGACTTCAGACCCGAAGTCCATGACTCCGACGGCCTCATGGCTGCGTTCGACAACAACGAATGGATATGGCGGCCGCTGCAAAACCCCAAATCCCTGTCCGTCAATGTCTTCAGCGCACCCAACATTCGTGGCATGGGCCTCATGCAGCGCGACACGGATTATGCGAACTACCTCGACCTTGAGGCCAAATACGAGGCCAGACCCAGCGCCTGGATCGAACCCAAGGGCGACTGGGGACCAGGCAAACTTCATCTGGTGCAGATTCCCTCACCGGAGGAGATTCACGACAACATCGTCACCTTCTGGACTCCCGACTCAACTCCGCAGCCGGGGCAACCCATCGCCTTTGACTACAGGCTTCGCTGGGCGCCGCCCAAACGCGTGACCTCTCCCGAGGGGCAGGTCATCTTCACGCGCACCGGAAAAGGAAAAACGGCCAACTCCAGACTGTTCGTGCTTGAGTTCAAGGGCGGCAAGCTTGAGGATCTGCCGGACGACGCGGCCCTGGACGCCAACGTCTGGGTCGGAATGGGCGGCAAGCTTCTGGAAAAACGCGTCTATAAAAATCCTGTCACCGACAGCTGGCGTCTGGTATTTGAAATCGAACCCGATTCGGCTTCCGCCCTTTCCATGGTCCTGCCGGACAAAAGGCCAAGCATCGAAATGCGGGCAATCCTGCAACACGGCGTAACCCCGCTGACCGAAACATGGACCTACGCCATCAAACTCTGA
- the rsgA gene encoding ribosome small subunit-dependent GTPase A has product MIPERLGFDPWFAAHAPESQPEGCAIARVCAVDRSSYCLRNESGDVPAELSGKLLYQSERTTDLPSVGDWVAAQYYDQGRAAIIHQVFPRKTFLRRRAAGGRANEQMIAANVDMAFIVQSGHFDFNPNRLERYLIMAADGQVEPIVLLTKTDLLTEEELEHRLAIIASVTTARIIALSSVTGAGLGELRGALAPGKTCCLLGSSGVGKTTLVNRLMGLDAYATRAVSATGEGTHTTTRRQLILLESGAMLIDTPGMRELGILGAGDCVDMGFGEMAALASDCRYADCTHRHEPGCAVRAAIERGDLEEERYASYLKLKKEAEFNEMSSLDKRKKDKAFGRLVKSVKKGMKG; this is encoded by the coding sequence ATGATCCCGGAACGCCTCGGCTTCGACCCATGGTTTGCGGCCCATGCCCCTGAATCACAGCCCGAGGGCTGCGCCATCGCCCGCGTCTGCGCGGTCGACCGCAGCTCGTATTGCCTCAGAAACGAGTCCGGCGACGTACCGGCGGAGCTGTCCGGGAAGCTCTTATACCAGAGCGAGAGGACGACGGATCTGCCTAGCGTCGGGGACTGGGTCGCGGCGCAGTATTACGACCAGGGCAGAGCCGCCATCATCCACCAGGTCTTCCCGCGCAAGACCTTCCTTCGGCGCAGGGCTGCGGGCGGCAGGGCCAATGAGCAGATGATCGCCGCCAACGTCGACATGGCCTTCATTGTCCAGTCGGGCCATTTCGACTTCAATCCCAACCGGCTGGAGCGGTACCTGATCATGGCCGCGGACGGACAGGTGGAACCGATTGTCCTCCTGACCAAAACGGACCTGCTGACGGAAGAGGAGCTCGAACACCGGCTTGCGATCATCGCCTCCGTGACCACGGCCCGGATCATCGCCCTGAGCAGCGTGACCGGCGCCGGACTTGGCGAACTCCGGGGCGCCCTTGCCCCCGGAAAGACCTGCTGCCTGCTCGGCTCCTCGGGCGTGGGCAAGACGACGCTCGTCAACCGCCTCATGGGCCTGGACGCCTATGCGACCCGGGCCGTCAGCGCCACGGGCGAAGGCACCCACACGACCACCCGCCGCCAGCTCATCCTGCTTGAATCCGGGGCCATGCTCATCGACACGCCCGGCATGCGGGAGCTGGGCATCCTCGGGGCGGGGGACTGCGTCGACATGGGTTTCGGGGAGATGGCCGCCCTGGCCTCGGACTGCCGGTATGCCGACTGCACGCACCGGCACGAGCCCGGCTGCGCCGTCAGGGCCGCCATCGAACGCGGCGACCTTGAGGAGGAGCGCTATGCAAGCTACCTCAAACTCAAGAAGGAAGCGGAATTCAACGAGATGTCGTCGCTGGACAAACGAAAGAAAGACAAGGCCTTTGGCCGACTCGTCAAGTCGGTGAAAAAAGGAATGAAAGGCTGA
- a CDS encoding 4Fe-4S dicluster domain-containing protein gives MSGQKTLYIDYSLCIGCETCEYVCRFTNDTSRIHMTRTIDGVMVPLYCQHCENPKCANACPRGALKRDKDGAIILQSMLCRGCQTKNCILACPHSAMFETDRGVMVAKCDMCAQRRQVGMGPACVEMCPCAAIRYVDRDEIPALETEKSKLAHQKVLDHLKLPGKE, from the coding sequence ATGAGCGGCCAGAAGACCCTGTACATCGACTACAGCCTGTGCATCGGCTGCGAGACCTGCGAATACGTGTGCCGCTTCACCAACGACACCTCGCGCATCCACATGACCCGGACCATCGACGGGGTCATGGTGCCGCTGTATTGCCAGCACTGCGAAAACCCCAAGTGCGCCAACGCCTGCCCGCGCGGGGCGCTCAAAAGGGACAAGGACGGGGCGATCATCCTGCAGTCCATGCTCTGCCGGGGCTGCCAGACCAAGAACTGCATCCTGGCCTGTCCGCATAGCGCCATGTTTGAGACCGATCGCGGGGTCATGGTCGCCAAGTGCGACATGTGCGCCCAGCGCCGCCAGGTGGGCATGGGACCGGCCTGTGTGGAGATGTGCCCGTGCGCGGCCATTCGCTACGTGGACCGCGATGAGATCCCTGCTCTGGAAACGGAGAAATCGAAACTGGCGCATCAGAAAGTGCTTGATCATCTGAAGCTGCCGGGAAAAGAATAG
- a CDS encoding 4Fe-4S binding protein produces MRFTLPSPAVFQRLIQSAFLIFCLYSGWKFYHFVQWMTGHSEIPVTRPASVEAFLPIAALMGLRRLLESGVWDVVHPAGLAIFLAALGMALLLRKGFCGYVCPVGLASGLLNRLGRKLRLSRVPGPRVDALLHAPKYALLAFFLYTVFVGMDLRAVEQFASNPYNFVADARMLHFFLDPSSLTLMVLAGLAVLGVLLRSAWCRYLCPYGALLGLLSWGSPVRIRRDKDACVQCGRCSASCPGGIPVHLRDDVRSPECVGCMRCQSVCPVPGCVTLRAWGRDVPFWSIGLGCVALLLAVWLLADSQGLWHQNLPENMLRMLYRQAF; encoded by the coding sequence GTGCGTTTCACCCTGCCGTCACCTGCCGTGTTCCAACGTCTGATCCAATCGGCATTTCTGATTTTTTGCCTGTATTCGGGCTGGAAATTCTACCACTTCGTGCAGTGGATGACAGGCCACAGCGAAATCCCGGTAACCAGGCCTGCCTCCGTCGAAGCCTTTCTGCCCATCGCGGCCCTGATGGGTCTGCGGCGCCTGCTCGAAAGCGGGGTGTGGGATGTGGTCCATCCCGCGGGGCTGGCCATTTTCCTCGCGGCGCTGGGCATGGCCCTGCTCCTGCGCAAGGGTTTTTGCGGCTACGTCTGTCCGGTGGGCCTTGCATCCGGGCTGCTCAACCGTCTGGGCCGGAAGCTGAGGCTCTCCAGGGTTCCCGGCCCGCGCGTCGATGCGCTGCTGCACGCTCCCAAATATGCGCTGCTGGCCTTTTTTCTGTACACGGTTTTCGTGGGCATGGATTTACGGGCCGTGGAGCAGTTCGCTTCCAATCCGTACAATTTCGTGGCCGACGCCCGCATGCTGCACTTTTTTCTCGATCCTTCGTCGCTGACCCTGATGGTCCTGGCCGGACTGGCCGTGCTCGGAGTCCTTCTGCGCAGCGCGTGGTGCCGCTATCTCTGCCCCTACGGAGCGCTGCTGGGCCTCTTGAGTTGGGGCAGCCCCGTGCGCATCCGCCGCGACAAGGACGCCTGCGTGCAGTGCGGCCGCTGCAGCGCGTCCTGTCCCGGCGGCATCCCGGTGCACCTGAGGGACGACGTGCGCAGCCCGGAATGCGTGGGCTGCATGCGCTGCCAGTCCGTCTGTCCGGTGCCCGGCTGCGTGACCCTGCGCGCCTGGGGCAGAGACGTGCCGTTCTGGAGCATTGGACTGGGATGCGTGGCCTTGCTCCTCGCGGTTTGGCTGTTGGCCGATTCCCAGGGATTGTGGCATCAGAATCTGCCCGAAAACATGCTGCGCATGCTGTATCGCCAGGCCTTCTAG